Proteins encoded together in one Plasmodium cynomolgi strain B DNA, chromosome 9, whole genome shotgun sequence window:
- a CDS encoding coproporphyrinogen III oxidase (putative), producing the protein MKDEVGPNRMNENPNQTYVSSQSPRYVYEVCPFEDQSPSPNERFRNSWENMLKLEQNNICGLFESLDTEKFRQETWTRKNSKKKKIGSGITRILENGRVFEKCAVNYSCVYGTIDRETAKQMCVNQYNKEYINSKEICYSEDLNPIISRIINNGGLKVVREKYKYYASGLSIISHPVNPNAPSIHMNFRFFQVFMKTGRKKKKSIPTANSTNTAYSNASLVGSVSANAYAATNKGCQNGHLTNVNAGVSSTSTAKSHIDNNYRSLKHWFGGGCDLSPNYIFPELFIHFHHSFKVVCDKYNHLFYKYFKKWCDLYFRIRHRNISRGIGGIFFDNLLDNTIRTKSKGKGKNGKARELQNMSTNLSNRNGSNLNATYNNTNTNKKNPSNENSCKCHSCNPIMDNSYRMIFLFVQECIINFRKSYLYILAQTIHCKYDDNMVNWQRVCRGRYVEFNLIYDRGTKFGLELNTYKTYRRRKASEKIESYASTFLKDEIFSDQNSEYLSDEHEKIDNVFASLPLKCEFFYKYKIVKFSREYETLQVLKHPKRWINY; encoded by the exons ATGAAAGATGAGGTAGGTCCCAACAGGATGAACGAGAACCCAAACCAGACGTACGTGTCGTCTCAATCTCCGCGTTATGTATATGAAGTCTGCCCTTTTGAAGACCAATCG CCATCTCCCAATGAAAGATTCCGGAACTCTTGGGAAAATATGCTCAAGCTCGAGCAGAACAACATATGTGGTTTATTCGAGTCACTAGATACAGAAAAATTTCGCCAAGAAACATGGACCAGGAAAAACtccaagaagaaaaaaataggctcAGGAATAACAAGGATCCTCGAAAATGGACGAGTCTTTGAAAAATGTGCAGTGAATTACTCCTGTGTGTATGGAACCATTGACAGAGAGACTGCCAAGCAAATGTGCGTCAATCAGTACAATAAAGAGTACATAAATAGTAAGGAAATTTGCTACTCGGAAGATCTTAACCCTATTATTTCTCGTATCATAAACAACGGAGGGTTAAAGGTAGTTCGAGAGAAATACAAGTACTATGCTTCTGGGTTATCTATCATATCGCATCCCGTAAACCCTAATGCACCTTCCATCCATATGAACTTTCGCTTTTTCCAAGTATTCATGAAAACggggcgtaaaaaaaagaaaagcatcCCAACTGCGAATAGTACGAACACGGCATATAGCAACGCCAGCCTTGTAGGAAGCGTTAGCGCAAACGCATATGCCGCTACCAATAAAGGATGCCAAAATGGGCATCTCACCAATGTGAATGCAGGTGTTAGCAGCACGAGCACTGCAAAGAGTCATATAGATAATAACTACCGAAGTTTGAAACATTGGTTTGGGGGAGGATGTGATTTGAGtccaaattatattttcccaGAATTATTCATCCATTTTCATCACTCATTTAAGGTAGTCTGTGATAAGTACAATCActtattttacaaatatttcaaaaaatggtgtGACTTGTATTTTCGAATTAGGCATAGAAATATAAGTAGAGGGATTGGAGGAATATTTTTCGACAATTTATTGGACAACACTATAAGGACAAAgtcaaaagggaaagggaaaaatggaaaagccAGAGAATTGCAAAATATGAGTACCAACCTTAGCAACAGAAACGGAAGTAATTTAAACGCTACCTATAATAACACCAatacgaataaaaaaaatccctcCAATGAGAACTCATGTAAATGTCATAGCTGCAACCCTATCATGGATAACAGCTACagaatgatttttttatttgtccaAGAATGCATCATTAATTTTCGTAAATCCTACCTCTACATTCTCGCACAAACAATTCATTGTAAGTATGACGATAATATGGTTAATTGGCAGAGGGTCTGCCGGGGCAGGTATGtagaatttaatttaatatatgaCCGAGGGACTAAGTTTGGACTCGAATTGAATACTTACAAAACTTacaggagaagaaaagcaTCGGAGAAGATTGAAAGTTATGCCTCCACCTTTTTGAAggatgaaatattttccgaCCAGAATTCTGAGTACTTATCAGATGAGCATGAAAAGATCGACAAcgtttttgcttccctccccctgaagtgcgaatttttttacaagtacaaaattgtgaagttTTCGCGCGAGTATGAGACGCTCCAGGTGTTGAAGCATCCGAAGAGGTGGATCAACTACTAG